In Nasonia vitripennis strain AsymCx chromosome 3 unlocalized genomic scaffold, Nvit_psr_1.1 chr3_random0011, whole genome shotgun sequence, the genomic stretch TGTGTGATTTTGCGATTCTCCAGACCGAAAAACGTTAGCACCGTGAAGTTTGTCACTTATGAGCTATATGTATTGGATATTGCTTTCCCACACACTTCTAtcatatcaagtggcgcggatTATTATGCTAGTCATTGTATCCAGTATCGCATCTTTACAATAGATAACAATTTTatctattaattaaaataaattgttttttactAAGAGGATTATGGCGTCCTTTTTTACAACAAATGAGGAAATGTTGCAGTTTGAAGATCGAGATGCGACCACGTAAGTAATtttagaaattatatttttgaggttatgttttttcaattaaattatgttatctatatttttatcgttcttttcttacttttttctttcaaaaataatataaaatgaatagaaaacaaaatgtattttattttttgcagaagcATGATAGGTTATGTCGATTTCATTACGGCACCTACTCCATCTGGCAAAGAAAATACTCCTTTGTTAAAATTCACTTTAACAAATGGTAGTAAAAGAATTGACATTCTCATATGGGACGATGACAATGACCTTATCAACAAATATCAGAAGGACATATGTATTAATAGGGTAAATATCGTATATTATCATTTTACATACATATGCCATAAAAGACGTGGACTTTAACTGAAAATAGCATTCATCGCTGTATACATTGTTTTTACTAGAATAttgcattttaataatgattttaCGTTTTGTATACCTAATTGTACTTAATCAAGTATAAATTTAGACACATTAAGTTTTTTCATGTACTTAAAGTATAACAAACATTATACTGTGGAAAAAGTATACTAATTATTTCATATTAAATATTCCATTTGtacaaaattcataattttagtaaagcttcaaataatttttggcACACTTTCGCACATTTTAGGTAAATGTCTAAATATTCTACTTCTCTGTGATAAATTAAGTGattataaaacttttgaaaacaaCGGTATTTTATGGAAATGCGTCATTTGaaatgtttttatatttatagattatCAATATTAATGGTGGTCACTGTCGTGCAACAAAGTCAACAAAGTTCCATCAAGACAACAACCTCGTACCGTTTGAAATATTAGTCAAGGAAAATACCACAATCCATTTCTTGGGGTATCATACATTGAAGAGTTCAGCGACAGAACAAGTGCAAAAAGTCTCTTTTGATACTATCCACAACATAGAAGGACTAGTTGGTAAGGATATTGTGTACCGTGTTCTATGATTTTTACCTGTCGTTACTAAAACATACACACggatacatatatttttttcagaaatttcAGGTTATATTAGAACCCCATTTTCCTTAATTTATAATCGAACTGGCCTCATGAGTTATGGCTTAAGTGCTATAACAGATGGGCAGAAGAAGCTTACGGTTCAAGTAAAGCAGTTTTTGCAGTCCAAACTTGAGTTAGGTGATTCTGTTACAGTAACAGGGACAGTAAAGGGGCAAGGTTTGTACTTATATATTTCTATtacttttttcatatattttaatttaatattgttcATTAAGTCTAGTTTTTTTTAGATTCCCTCGTCAATTTTCTGTGATAGTATGGATCAGGTAAAGTTAAATCCTGAAGCTGTGCCAATGACCGCAGAAAAGCTTCAACGGGGATGTAGACCAGTTAAACGGATTAGACCACAATAGAAATTTTATGTGCTATTATAGAAGATTATcaatctttattttatttttttaagtaaatatttttagttttttgttaaaacagatttaaataataatgcagTAATTCACTGTGCAAGTTTAAGTATTAAAATACTTGTGTTTAACAAAGCAAAATAGTTCCTAAATATAAAAGATCAgagatttatttatagttAGACTAATTACATTTAATGGAGTGCGCGTCAAAATAATACTAATTATGTATAAAAGATATGTCAGACACTTATAATtagtattatttatctttaaaagatgtattaaattgtaactaCGACACTATGATACATGATAAAATGTATTAGTAGTTTTATGTGCAGACGTATTCTGCTATTCCATATGTGCTTTTAAGATTCTAAAGTTTATTCACACATAGatatcattttattataacttttgtAATGATACGACTTAGCTTGAATTAAAAGTTCAGGAAATATTTTGTTAGAGTGAGACGAAAGACCAATTtcagtaaaatatatagtgtaaaatcatttttcaatGTAACTACGATATTATTATGATGAAAATGTCATACTTTAATGTTATAAGATGTTAAATCTTTGATTTCATGTACTTtcatacttttatattattacatgtattacaatattagaaaaaagagatttattatttttataatacaaaaaagtatatgaaaaaagaaatgaaatctctaaaaaaaaacttttaacaaaagtaaaaatgttaggcaagtttgatgttttgcgtatcatTATGCATGTAAATAACATAATGTAACACaataacatattttttgtttacaatgaaattacagataaaaaagaaatgagatctataataaaaaagtcaagtttattaccataatatttcaatcataccatagcaaacaaaaatttattaggATTCATTAAGGAATCAGTCGACTGATtgataatttaaacttaacatgtattgatcaattatttacaaacaacACTCAAGAtattacgtaacttgccatgcccgtttcattttattcATAGGTGAACAgctaaaattttcatcttataTGTTAGAACGTAGTAGCaaattcattaatattttgttttaacttGTTACACTATTGGTATTTatgaaaagttttaaaataagctcaaaatttttttaataatttcagAAGTAATCGTTTCTATGTGCActttaaatacaaaattttaatttttttcgttaagTTACGTaacaaaagtgaaattatttttataaatatgtgtCGTGTAATTTACATTGGAAATATatcattaatattaaaataataattttatattttataattttgtatatacaaataaaatatacagaaCGATCCCGATAGACAACAccataaataaaatgaaacgggcatggcaagttacgtagtatctTGAGTgttgtttgtaaataattgatcaatacatgttaagtttaaattatcaATCAGTCGTGACTCCAGCACTGATTTGATGAACTGTAAACGGCTGATGGGCACTTCCGACTGATCCAGTGCTGTTTCCTGCGTGCGACAACGTCACTTATTAGCTCTATAATGTTGGAATCTTCTATGGGCTTGCCGTCTATactgacaaggaaaggtacccaacccgaactcaccgattttgatgattttcatatatgttgtagaacataaaaaaataagagacacgtatttttttttatcggctaattttcacttttaaggggtaaaaacctcccctaaagttaacccccaaaaagcgttttttttaaatatctcggcttaaaattaatatttttcaatgaaacaaattggaggttatttcttacaaaaagagcaagtatttcatggtgatttgaagagtaagggtagcatcccctattttttaggggttgaaaacatatattttttggcataattttataataaaaatgtttaaaccgactaaaaaaaattggaaaaaatgtttaaacatccttaataacaaaatttagttgacgtctttcggtgttttcataaatattacccctaagggggtaaaccacccctaacacaaaataactgtaaatatgtaattcaatacataatatttcgtagaaagtttgtatatagaggttttcgaggtcgctgattacaaatctatcagattttgaaaattcaaaatggcggaaccaataggacggaaatatcgaaaaaaaaatttatataataaaaaagttttaaacgactaaaaaaattggaaaaaatttgtaaacatctataataaacaaattaagtttttcgattttttcatagatactaccctttagggggtaaaccacccctaacacaaaataactataagtatacttcaatccataatattttgtagaaggtttgtatataagggttttcgagatcgctctttgcaaatctgatatcagattttgaaaattcaaaatggcggaaccaatgtggtggacgaaaatgtcgaaaaaaaattttaactttcataaaaacttgttataaatgtgttatctttgtagcctgtacatgtgaactaaagagccttaaaccctaaatccctaaagaacaaataggctaaatggttgtgctttttaaccaaaccacctcaaattcctaaatttgtaaacaagaaaattctgtgtgtgaagcagttttataatttccgtagaaattgttatcagaatgttattgaaattcctttattgtaaattcaacttataatgtatttttgtttataatattagagtataataataatctacaatcttttatcttttgccatagtgcattttttgtattgagcataaaatatattattttacgatgtttttacaataatggtagtcctcataaatgtgtttaaagcacaatgattttttgcaaccacatcgtacaattgcaatgtttgtgcacccttctatttcacaatgtgttgcgcaagactttccaaaactgaaatctataggattatcaaatttatctagtttttccttgacgtaaccgcttttataccaggaatatttaaacaaatctatatatctcggtgaagacagttggttgtgaaccaatgattgaagtttaattatattatttctcacatgtaaattcatatcatgatccattaacattacattatcagaaaatgttcggacaaagtttttccaaatacggaatccatagacatcaagtggttgtatttttcctgtggttccagttggaatttttttaagttaataattttattttgtggcattgtttcttctataactttgtcacaatgaccactccaagaatcaagtaatagtattgagtgatggcctacatagggataaaatattttttccaaccagattttgaagtgatctgcaattaaacgacttactaattaactgatcaacgatattacaatgtaaaaattgttattagttcccttacttgttgttaattttccagatttggatgcttccacgtacacgttttctggtctaaatatgttttgttctacaatagggccaaacttgccacttggttcctttaaaacatgAAATAgtggtgacaacagttgtccagtagctgatattagtggctgtatagtataactatgcgttgttgctgaaattgactgtaccagacattgcacttgcttttctccttctactgctatgtaatttcttttttagcttgtaaggcccatcgaattatatcttcatcatggataattgaaccactgtcgagagctgcttgaaaattatccagggtatactgacaaatttgtgctactttttctctatacgtgccacctttattaattgaatgagcccaacgacgtagctgactaatagatgatacttttttgaatctgttttgcactgttttgagacttaaattttgcttcgttttgctatttctccaaaattctacagctctttttttgtattcaaaatctagttcttcattatctgctgtacattgatttgttggtgctataaccggatcaggaaaatgatgttgcacttcatcttcaattatttccacattatggtctttatactcttcttgaaaatccaaagagtcatcagtaatcatttctacatcgttgaaatcatgtgttgcatctattaaaatttcttttattttttcggccaactctgttttgtgataattcgtgacactatctggtatgtttaacgcttgaaagtatgctaataataagtttagaacgtttaacggattaattttcatttttcaatctaaaatgaaaacaagcggtaaaatttatacaagct encodes the following:
- the LOC107981635 gene encoding uncharacterized protein LOC107981635, with the protein product MASFFTTNEEMLQFEDRDATTSMIGYVDFITAPTPSGKENTPLLKFTLTNGSKRIDILIWDDDNDLINKYQKDICINRIININGGHCRATKSTKFHQDNNLVPFEILVKENTTIHFLGYHTLKSSATEQVQKVSFDTIHNIEGLVEISGYIRTPFSLIYNRTGLMSYGLSAITDGQKKLTVQVKQFLQSKLELGDSVTVTGTVKGQDSLVNFL